Part of the Maridesulfovibrio sp. genome, GGTTTGCAGGAGGCCGCGAAGATATCTGGGAACCGGAAGAAGATATTTACTGGGGCGACGAGGACACTTGGCTCGGAGACACCCGCTACTCAGGTAACCGCAAGCTAGATAACCCGCTGGCAGCAGTACAGATGGGTTTGATTTACGTGAACCCCGAGGGTCCTAACGGTGACCCGAATGCCGTGGCTTCAGGCAAGGATGTGCGTGAAACTTTTGCCCGTATGGCCATGAACGACGAAGAAACCGTGGCCCTTGTCGCAGGAGGACACACCTTCGGCAAATGCCACGGAGCAGGAGACGCAACCAATGTAGGTCCGGACCCCGAAGGCGCACCGATTGAACAGCAGGGACTGGGCTGGAAGAGCAAATTCGGCAGCGGTAAGGGTGGAGATACCATCTCAAGCGGCATTGAAGGCGCATGGACCCCGACCCCCATTAAATGGGACAACAGCTACTTCGACACTCTGTTCGGCTATGAATGGAATCTGGAAAAAAGTCCTGCCGGGGCCTGGCAATGGCATCCATCCGATCCGGAAGCAAAAAAGACCGTGCCGGATGCACACGATCCTTCCAAGACCCATCCTCCAATGATGACAACCGCAGACCTATCTCTGCGCATGGACCCGATATACGCACCCATTGCGAAACGTTTCCACGAAAACCCCGAAGAGTTTGCCGACGCCTTTGCACGGGCATGGTTCAAGCTGACCCACCGCGACATGGGACCGCGTTCTCGTTATCTGGGTTCTATGGTTCCCGATGAAGAGCTCATCTGGCAGGATCCGGTTCCCGCAGTGGATCACGAACTGATCGACAACACAGATATTGCAGATTTGAAGGCTAAAATTCTGGCTTCAGGATTGTCTGTTTCGAAACTTGTTTCCGCTGCATGGGCCTCCGCTTCAACCTACCGTGATTCCGACAAACGCGGAGGTGCCAATGGTGCGCGAATCCGCCTTGCACCGCAAAAGGACTGGTATGTAAACCAGCCGTTGCAACTACCGGAACTGCTGAACAAGCTCGAAGGAATTCAGCAGGAATTCAACAGCAAATCCGGCAATAAAAAGGTCTCCATCGCCGACCTGATTGTACTGGGCGGTTGCGCAGCAGTGGAACAAGGCGCAAAAAATGCTGGATTTGATGTGACCGTGCCGTTCACTCCGGGCCGCACCGATGCTTCACAAGAACAGACCGATGTCTATTCATTTGCAGTGCTCGAAC contains:
- the katG gene encoding catalase/peroxidase HPI, yielding MNDEKKCPVTGRTSSQVAGSGTSNKDWWPNQLNLNILHQHSAKSDPMGKDFNYADEFKKLDLEALKKDLFELMTDSQEWWPADYGHYGPLFIRMAWHSAGTYRIGDGRGGAGSGSQRLAPLNSWPDNVNLDKARRLLWPIKKKYGRKISWADLIVFAGTCAIESMGLKPFGFAGGREDIWEPEEDIYWGDEDTWLGDTRYSGNRKLDNPLAAVQMGLIYVNPEGPNGDPNAVASGKDVRETFARMAMNDEETVALVAGGHTFGKCHGAGDATNVGPDPEGAPIEQQGLGWKSKFGSGKGGDTISSGIEGAWTPTPIKWDNSYFDTLFGYEWNLEKSPAGAWQWHPSDPEAKKTVPDAHDPSKTHPPMMTTADLSLRMDPIYAPIAKRFHENPEEFADAFARAWFKLTHRDMGPRSRYLGSMVPDEELIWQDPVPAVDHELIDNTDIADLKAKILASGLSVSKLVSAAWASASTYRDSDKRGGANGARIRLAPQKDWYVNQPLQLPELLNKLEGIQQEFNSKSGNKKVSIADLIVLGGCAAVEQGAKNAGFDVTVPFTPGRTDASQEQTDVYSFAVLEPAADGFRNYQKVKYSVTPEELLVDKAQLMTLTAPEMTVLIGGMRALNANFDGSKHGIFTDNPGSLSNDFFSNLLDMDTVWTPTSEDAELFEGRDRESGELKWTATRIDLIFGANSQLRAIAEVYGCEDSGEKFVNDFITAWDKVMNLGRF